In the genome of Coraliomargarita sinensis, one region contains:
- a CDS encoding ABC transporter substrate-binding protein, with protein MPFLGLLGVLWFTACEGPPKVERGQHELPEDVEVVDWEPGEYGGIFVLNEITQPTTFNPQVKNNVTTSFILSYMLAALVEYDPRRSEFVPALAESWEVSEDNRSYTFHLRKGLRWSDGTPLTADDVIFTFDCILAEKTDPETGEVLPRYPSRYYKQYHIAGEKLRYKKIDDHTVRFDLPTVYAPFIYDLGQPILPKHKLQSAYEDGSFLKQWSTQTAIESPEEIIVTGPFKIHSYRPGERLVLRPNPHYWKADREGQRLPYLDYFVLKFVADSNTEIAHFATGKSDAAAIGADDYAWVKQAAETYDFTIYDRGPSSSVNFFWFNLHPGKNEDGERYVPEHKFRWFSDKRFRQAVQYGTNRQGIINAVLFGKGEPLTSIIPPAQGKWHNPDLPRYGYDPEKARELLKEAGFRWREDGRLVDVEGVPVEFTLLLVESPILDKIGLTFVENMKALGMAVNIERTDFATLLRRTDDTFTYDITILSWGSSSAAYDPSGSKALYLSSGEYHQWYPNQPEPATEWEARIDELIGLQERTLDMEKRYDYMHEVQAILAEQLPLLYGFTPYGYSGIKNKWRNIYVPSAGSSLWNIEVIWEGKD; from the coding sequence ATGCCGTTTCTAGGGCTCTTGGGCGTTCTATGGTTCACTGCCTGCGAGGGGCCGCCGAAGGTTGAGCGCGGCCAGCACGAGCTGCCGGAGGACGTGGAAGTGGTCGATTGGGAGCCGGGGGAATACGGCGGTATCTTCGTGCTGAACGAGATCACCCAACCCACCACCTTCAACCCGCAGGTTAAGAATAACGTCACCACAAGTTTTATTCTTTCTTACATGCTGGCCGCGTTGGTCGAATACGATCCGCGCCGTTCGGAGTTTGTGCCGGCGCTGGCAGAGTCCTGGGAGGTGAGTGAAGATAACCGCTCCTATACCTTTCACCTCCGCAAAGGCCTGCGCTGGAGTGATGGCACGCCCTTGACCGCCGACGATGTGATTTTCACCTTCGACTGTATTCTGGCAGAGAAGACAGATCCCGAAACCGGTGAGGTGCTGCCCAGGTATCCTTCCCGCTATTACAAACAATACCACATCGCCGGGGAGAAGCTGCGCTACAAAAAGATCGACGACCATACGGTCCGCTTCGATCTGCCCACGGTCTATGCCCCGTTTATTTACGATCTCGGCCAGCCGATTCTACCCAAGCACAAGCTGCAGAGCGCCTACGAAGACGGGAGTTTTTTAAAACAATGGTCCACCCAGACGGCGATTGAATCACCCGAAGAGATTATCGTGACAGGGCCCTTCAAGATACATTCCTATCGGCCGGGCGAGCGCCTCGTGCTGCGGCCCAATCCCCACTATTGGAAGGCGGACCGTGAAGGGCAGCGCCTGCCTTATCTGGACTATTTCGTCCTGAAGTTCGTCGCGGATTCCAATACGGAGATTGCCCATTTCGCTACCGGCAAAAGCGATGCTGCCGCCATCGGAGCCGACGATTACGCCTGGGTGAAGCAGGCCGCGGAAACCTACGACTTTACGATTTATGACCGGGGCCCTTCGTCGAGTGTGAACTTCTTCTGGTTCAACCTGCATCCGGGCAAAAACGAGGACGGTGAGCGCTATGTCCCCGAGCACAAGTTTCGATGGTTCAGTGACAAGCGCTTCCGGCAGGCCGTGCAATACGGCACGAACCGACAGGGGATCATCAACGCCGTCCTATTCGGGAAGGGCGAGCCGCTGACCTCGATCATTCCCCCGGCTCAGGGGAAGTGGCACAATCCGGATTTGCCGCGCTATGGCTACGATCCGGAGAAGGCTAGAGAGCTGCTGAAAGAGGCAGGTTTTCGTTGGCGCGAGGATGGACGTCTTGTCGATGTCGAAGGAGTCCCGGTTGAGTTTACCCTGCTGCTGGTCGAGAGTCCGATTTTGGATAAAATCGGTCTGACTTTCGTGGAAAATATGAAGGCTCTCGGGATGGCCGTGAACATTGAGCGTACGGATTTTGCCACGCTGCTTCGCCGCACGGATGATACGTTTACCTACGACATTACGATACTCAGTTGGGGGTCGAGCAGCGCGGCCTACGATCCTTCCGGGAGCAAGGCGCTCTATCTGAGCAGTGGGGAATACCATCAATGGTATCCCAATCAGCCCGAGCCCGCCACCGAATGGGAAGCCCGCATCGATGAACTGATCGGCCTCCAGGAGCGGACGCTGGATATGGAGAAACGTTATGACTATATGCATGAGGTGCAGGCCATCCTGGCAGAGCAGCTGCCGCTGCTTTATGGCTTCACGCCTTACGGTTACAGCGGGATCAAAAACAAGTGGCGGAACATTTATGTGCCCTCCGCCGGAAGTAGTCTCTGGAACATTGAAGTGATTTGGGAGGGGAAGGACTAG
- the lexA gene encoding transcriptional repressor LexA → MKDLTARQQEILSFIENYEWRNRYWPSIREIQDKFGFRSTNAVMGHLRALEKKGKIERIPGQARTFRINRPDAPEMDEIPSDASEVVDIPVMGDIAAGYPDRVEPAGEIGRLQVDIQHAGFNNRRRSFALQVRGDSMVDAEIYEGDMVVVEPRDPRDGDIVAALIDGETTLKRYIQKAGEPPYLKAENKFYPELYPVAELSVQGVAKAVVRSL, encoded by the coding sequence ATGAAAGACCTGACTGCACGACAACAAGAGATCCTTAGTTTCATCGAAAACTATGAGTGGCGTAACCGCTACTGGCCCAGCATCAGAGAGATACAGGACAAATTCGGCTTCAGGAGCACCAACGCCGTCATGGGCCACCTCCGCGCTCTGGAAAAGAAAGGTAAGATCGAACGTATTCCCGGGCAGGCACGCACCTTCCGTATCAACCGTCCGGACGCCCCGGAAATGGATGAGATTCCCAGTGATGCCAGCGAAGTTGTCGACATTCCGGTCATGGGCGACATCGCAGCCGGTTATCCCGACCGGGTCGAGCCCGCCGGTGAAATCGGGCGACTGCAGGTGGATATCCAACACGCCGGCTTCAACAACCGCCGCCGTTCCTTTGCCTTACAGGTTCGCGGCGACAGTATGGTCGACGCCGAAATTTACGAAGGCGACATGGTGGTCGTGGAACCACGGGATCCCCGCGATGGCGATATCGTGGCCGCCCTTATCGATGGCGAGACCACCCTGAAGCGCTACATCCAGAAAGCCGGTGAGCCGCCCTACCTCAAAGCCGAGAATAAATTTTACCCCGAGCTTTATCCCGTCGCTGAACTCAGCGTGCAGGGGGTGGCGAAGGCCGTAGTGCGGAGTTTGTAA
- a CDS encoding VOC family protein translates to MNITFDHTRIRVSDLEKSIDWYCRTCGFEVLKRTDKSPSGNQLAHLQIPGSAHKLELTYSPDFEVKFPEDLVHTCIRVDDVVVYCEELEKMDLEMDLWPSNWREKFAEGKKMAFITDPDGYEVEILEHE, encoded by the coding sequence ATGAACATCACTTTCGACCACACCCGTATTCGCGTATCCGATCTGGAAAAATCCATCGACTGGTATTGCCGCACATGCGGTTTTGAAGTGCTCAAGCGCACGGACAAATCCCCCAGCGGCAATCAACTGGCGCACCTGCAGATTCCCGGCAGCGCCCACAAACTGGAGCTTACCTACTCCCCTGACTTTGAAGTCAAATTTCCGGAAGATCTGGTCCATACCTGCATCCGCGTCGATGACGTGGTCGTCTACTGTGAGGAGCTGGAAAAGATGGATTTGGAAATGGACCTGTGGCCTTCCAACTGGCGGGAGAAATTCGCCGAAGGTAAGAAGATGGCCTTCATCACCGATCCGGACGGTTACGAAGTCGAGATACTCGAACACGAGTAA
- a CDS encoding MgtC/SapB family protein, whose amino-acid sequence MDDLLQSLIVSASLGALIGMIRQWGEQQDNHKSANHFAGLRTFVLWALIGYTAAYVDTEHVPYAFLMAMALIGFHLIFHGMSSKEREMIGLTTGAATIITIMLGALVYWGHLMFAVMLAALTMIVLGIKQMSHAWTRRFTDEDIRSTLQFAAVTGIVLPLVPNQGYGPYEAINPYSLWLMVVLISGLGFVGYILMRLLGARAGVILTGLVGGLASSTATTLAFSRESKTYPELSGGFSLAIVLACTIMLGRVLIILGFIYPPFIQSLWLPFTIMALPGLIYATFVGIISRQSREATDIPDLKNPLGLSIAVKFALIYGVVSFLVKLLSQTDLSDGLLALSFLSGLTDMDAIALSITNNLKDGSVVLKIATQALILSAIANTILKAGLVFSIGAPQLRKHIAIALGATVLAGAGAFFIV is encoded by the coding sequence ATGGACGACTTGCTTCAATCGCTCATTGTCAGCGCCAGCCTCGGCGCTCTGATCGGCATGATCCGGCAGTGGGGCGAACAGCAGGACAACCATAAGAGTGCCAATCATTTCGCGGGCCTGCGTACATTCGTGCTTTGGGCGCTCATCGGCTACACGGCCGCCTACGTGGATACGGAACACGTGCCTTATGCCTTTCTTATGGCGATGGCTTTGATTGGTTTTCATCTGATCTTTCACGGCATGTCGTCGAAAGAGCGTGAGATGATCGGACTGACGACCGGTGCGGCCACAATTATTACGATCATGCTGGGTGCTCTGGTTTATTGGGGGCATCTTATGTTTGCCGTCATGCTGGCGGCATTGACCATGATCGTACTGGGGATCAAGCAGATGAGCCATGCCTGGACGCGCCGATTTACGGACGAGGATATCCGCTCGACTTTACAGTTCGCCGCCGTCACCGGTATCGTTTTACCGCTCGTACCCAACCAAGGCTATGGTCCGTACGAAGCCATCAATCCCTACTCCCTCTGGTTGATGGTGGTGCTGATTTCCGGCCTTGGTTTCGTGGGCTACATTTTGATGCGTTTACTGGGCGCCCGGGCTGGCGTAATTTTGACCGGCCTCGTCGGTGGCCTGGCTTCCAGCACGGCCACGACTCTGGCCTTCAGTCGGGAGTCCAAGACCTACCCTGAGCTTTCAGGCGGCTTCTCACTCGCAATCGTACTCGCCTGCACCATCATGTTGGGCCGTGTTTTAATCATACTCGGATTTATCTACCCGCCCTTTATTCAAAGCCTTTGGCTACCCTTCACCATCATGGCTCTACCCGGTCTGATCTACGCCACTTTTGTCGGCATCATCAGCCGGCAAAGCAGAGAAGCGACAGACATTCCCGACCTGAAGAATCCCCTAGGATTGTCCATCGCAGTCAAGTTCGCACTGATTTACGGGGTAGTCTCCTTCCTGGTCAAATTGCTTAGCCAGACAGATCTTTCCGACGGATTGCTGGCGCTGAGTTTCCTCTCCGGCTTGACCGATATGGATGCGATCGCCCTTTCCATTACCAACAATCTGAAAGACGGTAGCGTCGTGCTGAAAATTGCCACTCAGGCACTCATTCTTTCGGCCATCGCCAACACCATTCTAAAAGCCGGACTGGTTTTCAGCATTGGTGCCCCGCAGCTTAGGAAACACATTGCAATTGCCTTGGGTGCCACCGTTCTGGCCGGCGCGGGCGCTTTCTTTATCGTTTAA
- a CDS encoding YqjF family protein: MTDYKSELPLEARRRERHRPDSPVVMYQRWSELLFLHWAVPPEVVQAGLPEGLTVDTYEGQAWIGVVPFLMHGVRPRGLPPVPALSNFPELNLRTYVYDHIGRPGVWFYSLDTPNSVANWIARTFFHLNYRTARMEVRHGEREIDCRSELKQDNRFDEAQHYRWRREGRAFEAEPGSLEFFLAERYRLFAYDWKSRRLFSGRVHHVPYPLQAAKVSQYSKRLFSLSDLEEPDGGPDHTLCSAGVPITVHPLARVAPIQG, encoded by the coding sequence ATGACGGATTACAAGTCAGAGCTGCCGCTGGAAGCGCGTCGTCGGGAAAGGCATCGGCCGGACAGTCCAGTTGTGATGTACCAGCGCTGGTCGGAGCTTCTGTTTTTGCATTGGGCGGTTCCGCCTGAGGTGGTGCAGGCGGGGCTGCCGGAGGGGCTGACCGTCGATACCTATGAAGGGCAGGCCTGGATTGGCGTGGTGCCTTTTCTGATGCACGGGGTCCGACCGCGTGGCTTGCCGCCGGTGCCTGCGCTTTCAAACTTTCCCGAACTGAATTTAAGGACCTATGTCTACGATCACATAGGCCGTCCCGGAGTCTGGTTTTATTCTCTGGATACGCCTAACTCAGTCGCCAATTGGATCGCGCGGACGTTTTTTCATCTCAATTATCGGACAGCCCGTATGGAGGTGAGACATGGTGAACGGGAGATTGATTGCCGCTCGGAACTGAAGCAAGATAACCGGTTCGACGAAGCCCAACATTACCGCTGGCGTCGCGAGGGCAGGGCATTCGAAGCGGAGCCAGGCAGCCTCGAATTCTTTTTGGCAGAACGCTATCGACTCTTTGCCTATGACTGGAAGAGCCGCCGCCTTTTCAGTGGACGGGTGCATCATGTGCCCTATCCGCTGCAAGCTGCAAAAGTTTCTCAATACTCGAAACGCCTCTTCAGCCTCAGCGATTTGGAAGAACCGGATGGCGGCCCGGATCACACTCTTTGCTCCGCAGGCGTGCCGATTACGGTACATCCACTGGCGCGTGTCGCCCCGATTCAGGGTTAA
- the cimA gene encoding citramalate synthase, with the protein MSQAIQIYDTTLRDGTQGEGVSFTVAAKLRVAEKLDQFGIDYIEGGWPGSNPRDLAFFEEAKKLKLHHAKIAAFGSTRRASLPAEEDPQLKLLLEADTPVVTIFGKTWLLHITEILRTTAEENLKMIEDSVRFLTENGREVIYDAEHFFDGYCDDPDYALQTLEAAKRGGAINLTLCDTNGGKLVSEVEAIVGKVCAHFPDTLVGVHCHNDSGLGVAVSLAGIDAGATLVQGTMNGVGERNGNANLTTIIPNLVLKMKREMNCKSQLSKLRDLSLFVDEMANRSHDMKAPFVGASAFAHKGGVHADAAAKVKESYEHIEPELVGNRTRVLVSDMSGRSSVMMKAKEVGVDLDAHPDELREFLGKLKELEYKGYEYEAADASFKLLLNRYLNGKKDDVELIGYRVMVGHQTAMNRTVSEATVQLKVGDEIHHTVAESNGPVGALDAALRKAIAPVFPEISEVELIDFKVRILDSQHGTDAIIRVQIESTDGKEIWGTVGASDNIIEATWEALIDSVEYKILLHSEGK; encoded by the coding sequence ATGAGTCAAGCCATCCAAATCTACGATACGACCTTGCGTGACGGCACGCAGGGCGAAGGTGTGTCATTCACCGTTGCCGCCAAGCTGCGTGTGGCGGAAAAACTGGATCAGTTCGGGATTGATTATATTGAAGGTGGTTGGCCGGGCTCGAACCCGCGGGATTTGGCTTTTTTTGAGGAAGCCAAGAAGCTGAAGCTTCATCATGCCAAGATTGCCGCCTTCGGCTCCACCCGTCGCGCCAGCTTGCCGGCCGAGGAAGATCCCCAGTTAAAGTTGCTGCTGGAGGCGGACACGCCCGTGGTCACTATTTTCGGGAAGACCTGGTTGCTGCATATCACCGAAATCCTACGCACCACCGCGGAAGAGAATCTGAAAATGATCGAGGACTCGGTGCGCTTCCTGACTGAGAATGGCCGCGAGGTGATCTATGATGCGGAGCACTTTTTCGACGGATACTGCGACGATCCGGACTATGCGCTGCAAACGCTCGAAGCCGCCAAGCGTGGCGGGGCGATCAACCTGACGCTCTGTGATACCAACGGTGGCAAGCTAGTCAGTGAGGTTGAAGCAATTGTCGGCAAGGTCTGTGCGCATTTCCCGGATACTCTGGTCGGTGTGCATTGCCACAACGACTCCGGACTTGGTGTCGCGGTTTCCCTCGCGGGGATCGACGCCGGTGCGACATTGGTCCAGGGCACGATGAACGGCGTCGGTGAGCGCAACGGAAACGCTAATTTGACCACGATCATTCCCAATCTGGTGTTAAAGATGAAGCGGGAGATGAACTGCAAGAGCCAGCTCAGCAAACTGCGCGACCTTTCCCTTTTCGTCGACGAGATGGCCAACCGCTCCCACGATATGAAGGCGCCTTTCGTCGGGGCCAGCGCCTTTGCCCACAAGGGAGGGGTCCACGCCGACGCCGCTGCCAAGGTTAAGGAGAGCTACGAGCACATCGAGCCCGAGCTGGTCGGCAACCGCACGCGCGTACTCGTTTCGGACATGTCGGGTCGCAGCAGCGTCATGATGAAAGCGAAGGAAGTCGGGGTCGACCTCGACGCCCATCCAGACGAGCTCCGGGAATTTCTGGGCAAGCTCAAAGAGCTGGAATACAAGGGCTACGAGTACGAGGCGGCCGATGCGTCCTTCAAGCTCCTGCTGAACCGTTACCTGAACGGTAAGAAAGATGATGTCGAATTGATCGGCTATCGGGTCATGGTCGGCCACCAGACCGCAATGAATCGGACTGTCTCCGAAGCGACCGTTCAGTTGAAGGTTGGCGACGAGATCCACCACACGGTAGCCGAGTCGAATGGACCGGTGGGAGCGTTGGACGCAGCCCTGCGCAAAGCGATTGCACCGGTCTTCCCGGAGATTTCCGAAGTCGAGTTGATCGACTTCAAGGTTCGGATTTTGGACAGCCAGCATGGCACGGACGCGATTATCCGGGTGCAGATCGAGTCCACCGACGGTAAGGAAATCTGGGGCACGGTCGGTGCCAGTGATAATATTATCGAAGCCACTTGGGAAGCCTTGATCGATTCGGTAGAGTATAAGATCCTGCTCCATTCCGAGGGAAAATAA
- a CDS encoding aminoacetone oxidase family FAD-binding enzyme: MTGQTKKSIAVIGGGAAGYFAALTAAELDPSAEVTIYEASRRTLTKVQISGGGRCNVTHSCFAPKQLTRHYPRGSRELLGAFHRWQPRDTIDWFADRGVSLKTEADGRMFPVTDDSKTIIQCFEQQANRLGIRLEKNLGLQGMAVEPDGRMTLEFSDGSFRHADKVCLATGSLKGSKLSRSLESLGHHIEPLAPSLFAFNLADKRTHGLAGLSVQNASVKTARKGSDQKGPVLMTHRGLSGPAILKLSAWEARELQAQNYHFQIWINWLGDTSENQVRERFSQLRKGKTQVKSKVFEALPRRFWERLVETCGVGEEQKWAQLPKDKESALVGELIQGCYSVQGKTTNKENVNISLVRSNGLPKVVPSEFVTCGGICRKEIDWRTMESKIVPGLHFAGECIDYDGITGGFNFQGAWTTGRIAGLAITE, encoded by the coding sequence ATGACCGGGCAGACAAAAAAATCGATCGCCGTCATCGGCGGCGGGGCGGCCGGCTACTTTGCCGCGTTGACGGCGGCCGAATTGGATCCGTCGGCGGAGGTCACCATCTATGAGGCCAGCCGGCGGACATTGACAAAGGTCCAGATCTCGGGCGGCGGCCGTTGCAATGTCACTCACAGCTGTTTTGCCCCGAAACAATTGACCCGTCACTACCCGCGCGGCAGCCGCGAACTTCTCGGCGCCTTCCATCGCTGGCAGCCCCGGGACACGATCGACTGGTTTGCCGACCGGGGCGTGTCCCTGAAAACCGAAGCCGACGGGCGCATGTTCCCGGTCACGGACGACTCGAAAACCATCATTCAATGTTTTGAACAGCAGGCCAACCGGCTCGGTATCCGGCTTGAAAAGAACCTCGGCCTCCAGGGAATGGCGGTGGAGCCCGATGGCCGGATGACCCTCGAATTCAGCGACGGCAGCTTCCGGCATGCGGACAAGGTTTGCCTCGCGACGGGCTCCCTCAAGGGATCGAAGCTGAGTCGCTCACTGGAGAGCCTCGGCCACCACATCGAACCGCTCGCCCCCTCCCTGTTCGCCTTCAATCTGGCCGACAAACGCACCCACGGGCTTGCAGGGCTCTCCGTCCAGAATGCTTCCGTCAAGACCGCCCGCAAGGGCTCCGACCAGAAAGGCCCCGTCCTCATGACCCATCGCGGCCTGAGCGGCCCCGCAATCCTGAAATTGTCGGCATGGGAAGCCCGCGAGCTGCAGGCCCAAAACTATCATTTCCAGATTTGGATCAATTGGCTGGGCGATACTTCCGAAAACCAGGTGCGCGAACGTTTCAGTCAGTTGCGAAAAGGCAAAACCCAGGTCAAGAGCAAGGTCTTTGAGGCACTCCCCCGCCGCTTCTGGGAGCGACTGGTCGAAACCTGCGGAGTCGGCGAGGAGCAGAAATGGGCCCAGCTGCCCAAGGATAAGGAAAGTGCCCTTGTCGGGGAACTGATCCAGGGCTGCTATTCCGTCCAGGGGAAGACCACCAACAAAGAAAATGTTAATATTTCACTTGTAAGATCAAATGGCCTTCCGAAGGTCGTTCCCAGTGAGTTTGTGACCTGTGGTGGCATCTGCAGAAAGGAAATCGACTGGAGAACAATGGAGTCGAAAATCGTGCCCGGGCTCCACTTTGCCGGTGAATGCATCGACTACGATGGGATTACAGGAGGCTTCAACTTCCAAGGGGCTTGGACGACTGGGCGGATTGCCGGACTGGCGATAACTGAATAG
- a CDS encoding PIN domain-containing protein produces the protein MDLFLDTSVLLSACGSDKGASRYILESANDYDWNLISAHYCREETSRNLCKLGESAQDYFDKHLDRLIDWQLNALTADDIIVFEKAKDRPVLISALASKPDALLTLDRADFHNRLGRQFYGIAIRTPGEWLMEQRDTGLL, from the coding sequence GTGGATCTCTTTCTGGACACAAGTGTGCTTCTTTCTGCCTGCGGGTCCGACAAAGGAGCAAGTCGTTACATTCTCGAATCGGCGAATGATTACGACTGGAACCTAATCAGTGCCCACTACTGCCGAGAGGAAACTTCCCGTAACTTGTGCAAACTCGGCGAGAGTGCGCAAGACTACTTCGACAAGCACTTGGACAGACTCATTGATTGGCAACTCAACGCCCTTACCGCAGACGACATCATTGTATTTGAGAAAGCCAAGGATCGCCCCGTGTTGATCAGCGCGCTGGCCAGCAAGCCGGATGCGCTACTCACCTTGGACAGAGCCGACTTCCATAACCGACTCGGGCGACAATTCTATGGCATCGCCATTCGAACACCCGGCGAGTGGCTAATGGAGCAACGTGATACGGGCTTGCTGTAG
- a CDS encoding HEAT repeat domain-containing protein produces MRYFLLYASCLVVVLGHASDEAKKYPLLSNRAAIAVLIESLKSEDFDTRHRAVEFIGGRGAEAKVAVPSLIELMEGDVMADSAARALGRIGPKAEAAIPTLIKGLEKRKTRWNSIHALARIGDASIPSLEASLQHERVAVRFASHTALALLRGKDTEHFQFLLDGLLSESPATVESAVRGLNAVGPLPQTVLPNLLEALESPAVDAYSLRELISIIAVMEGNAAAAVPKIIEYLEHSHRMTRLRALQAIDTMGGEQFASAVPVLIEILGDEQEFFRESAADALGAIGPKASSAVPYLIEQVKAVNPSMKRAQTRAVQALLEINSSDPEVISALVDQIRGPDKQFAYTVSRLVAHESTAPEKWLLHYNLLYEEGLIIEETLRVLELRSNPGNQSVFEEGRLIFDNG; encoded by the coding sequence ATGCGCTATTTCTTACTCTACGCTAGTTGTCTTGTCGTGGTTCTGGGGCACGCTTCCGATGAGGCAAAAAAGTATCCTCTCTTGAGCAATAGAGCGGCTATAGCCGTATTGATTGAATCGTTAAAGAGTGAAGATTTCGATACACGTCATCGTGCAGTTGAATTTATTGGTGGACGCGGGGCAGAGGCTAAAGTAGCGGTTCCTTCGCTCATTGAACTGATGGAAGGCGACGTGATGGCTGACTCGGCGGCGCGTGCTTTGGGCCGGATCGGTCCAAAGGCGGAGGCTGCGATACCCACACTTATTAAAGGACTGGAAAAGCGGAAGACGCGCTGGAACTCCATTCATGCGTTAGCGAGAATAGGGGATGCATCCATACCAAGCCTCGAGGCGAGCTTGCAGCACGAACGAGTGGCAGTGCGATTTGCTTCACATACTGCTCTCGCATTGCTGCGAGGTAAAGACACGGAGCACTTTCAATTTTTACTGGATGGACTTTTGTCGGAAAGTCCGGCTACTGTTGAGTCTGCGGTGAGGGGATTAAATGCTGTGGGCCCATTGCCACAAACAGTGTTGCCGAACTTATTGGAAGCCTTGGAGAGCCCAGCAGTTGATGCATATTCATTGCGTGAGTTGATCAGCATTATTGCAGTTATGGAAGGCAATGCTGCCGCTGCTGTTCCGAAAATTATCGAATACCTGGAGCATTCCCATCGCATGACTCGTCTGAGGGCGCTTCAAGCGATTGATACCATGGGTGGAGAGCAATTCGCCTCAGCGGTTCCGGTTCTAATTGAGATTCTAGGAGATGAGCAGGAATTTTTCCGTGAATCTGCTGCTGATGCTTTGGGTGCTATCGGCCCAAAGGCATCGTCCGCAGTTCCATACTTGATCGAGCAAGTGAAAGCAGTCAATCCGTCCATGAAAAGGGCACAGACTAGGGCTGTGCAGGCTTTACTTGAGATCAACTCTTCCGATCCAGAAGTAATAAGCGCATTGGTGGATCAGATCCGAGGGCCGGATAAGCAATTTGCGTATACGGTGTCACGGCTAGTTGCACACGAATCTACCGCGCCGGAGAAATGGCTCTTGCACTATAATCTACTCTACGAAGAGGGTCTAATTATCGAAGAAACACTGCGGGTGCTGGAGCTGCGATCAAATCCGGGAAACCAAAGCGTTTTTGAAGAAGGACGTTTGATTTTTGATAATGGCTGA